A window of Lacibacter sediminis contains these coding sequences:
- a CDS encoding nucleoside deaminase: protein MKEQLAKEDFMREAIRLSIENVENGKGGPFAAVIVKDGKIIATGVNEVTSTNDPTAHAEVVAIRNACKSLSSYQLDGCEIYCSCEPCPMCLGAIYWARAAKIYFGTTKEDAAAVDFDDKFIYDEIDLSHTGRKLTTQQLLREEALVAFEKWKISPLKMKY, encoded by the coding sequence ATGAAAGAACAACTTGCCAAAGAAGATTTCATGCGTGAAGCGATTCGTCTTTCCATTGAAAATGTAGAGAACGGAAAGGGCGGACCTTTTGCTGCTGTAATTGTAAAAGATGGAAAGATCATCGCCACCGGTGTAAATGAAGTAACCTCAACAAATGATCCTACTGCTCATGCAGAAGTAGTTGCTATCCGCAATGCATGTAAATCATTGAGCAGCTATCAACTTGATGGTTGTGAAATTTATTGCAGTTGTGAACCTTGCCCCATGTGCCTCGGTGCAATTTATTGGGCAAGGGCAGCAAAGATCTATTTCGGCACTACAAAAGAAGATGCGGCTGCGGTTGATTTCGATGATAAATTTATTTATGATGAGATCGATCTTTCTCACACGGGAAGAAAACTTACAACTCAACAATTACTTCGTGAAGAAGCATTGGTTGCATTTGAGAAATGGAAAATAAGTCCGTTGAAAATGAAATACTGA
- a CDS encoding helix-turn-helix domain-containing protein, protein MFSFEYTHSSYKDMISDLAAKLQVKLKDNWLFFPEEIASGYYRVLQLSNGLDVNVINCRINKDWLVSRKSDTKEYYTLRFDELIVEKEIRIGIDNDVVDRKKETVAVAYLTSSLFDWYYHGTKGTIFKGVNILIPRDWLGKLMGIETFDDILPAYIALRSRSFTMEPLDAVYFQLMNEIMEEDPDTPFPRLYIENRVQLLMERFFTRIHSRVSLADVQSNIKPDDIYTVLKIEKILVENFSNKPKSIEELSRKATMSSTKLKKIFKSVFGMPIYEYYQQKRMLKAGELLSTGKYSVKQVAVTIGYTNVSNFVTAFKKYMKEEPSNFIEA, encoded by the coding sequence ATGTTTTCGTTTGAGTATACACATTCCAGTTATAAAGATATGATCAGCGATCTTGCAGCAAAGCTGCAGGTGAAACTGAAAGATAACTGGTTGTTCTTCCCTGAAGAAATTGCCAGCGGTTATTACCGTGTACTTCAACTCTCGAATGGGCTCGATGTAAATGTCATTAATTGCCGTATCAATAAAGATTGGCTCGTCAGTCGTAAAAGCGATACGAAAGAGTATTATACACTTCGTTTTGATGAACTTATCGTAGAAAAAGAAATCCGTATTGGCATTGACAATGATGTGGTAGACAGAAAAAAAGAAACTGTTGCTGTTGCCTATCTCACCAGTTCTCTTTTCGATTGGTATTACCACGGTACCAAGGGTACTATATTCAAAGGAGTAAATATTCTTATACCCAGAGATTGGTTAGGTAAATTAATGGGCATTGAAACATTTGATGATATACTGCCTGCATACATCGCCTTGAGAAGCCGCAGCTTTACAATGGAACCATTGGATGCAGTGTATTTTCAATTGATGAATGAAATAATGGAAGAGGATCCTGATACTCCTTTTCCCCGGTTATATATTGAGAACAGAGTGCAGTTGTTGATGGAGCGTTTCTTTACACGCATCCATTCAAGAGTATCACTGGCAGATGTACAGAGTAATATTAAACCGGATGATATTTATACCGTCTTGAAAATTGAAAAAATATTAGTCGAAAATTTTTCTAATAAACCAAAATCCATTGAAGAGCTCTCACGTAAGGCAACGATGAGTTCTACAAAATTGAAGAAGATCTTTAAATCGGTATTTGGTATGCCCATTTATGAGTATTACCAACAGAAGAGAATGCTAAAGGCAGGCGAATTATTATCGACAGGAAAATATTCAGTAAAGCAGGTGGCTGTAACAATTGGCTATACGAACGTGAGTAATTTTGTAACTGCATTCAAGAAGTATATGAAGGAAGAACCTTCAAACTTTATAGAAGCGTGA
- a CDS encoding aconitate hydratase, with translation MVFDLDLIKKLYSEMPAKVDAARKALGRPLTLAEKILFSHLWTGVEPVDFERGKAYVDFAPDRVAMQDATAQMALLQFDTTGRKKVAVPSTVHCDHLIVAKTEGKQDLVKAVTDNEEVYNFLSSISNKYGIGFWKPGAGIIHQVVLENYAFPGGMMIGTDSHTVNAGGLGMIAIGVGGADACDVMAGLSWELLMPKLIGVKLTGKLNGWTAPKDVILKVAGILTVKGGTNAIVEYFGEGATSMSCTGKGTICNMGAEIGATTSTFGYDESMSRYLKATGRAEVADAADQIKDYLTGDADVYANPEKYFDKVIEINLSELEPHLNGPFTPDLATPISQMKEAAAKNGWPTKIEVGLIGSCTNSSYEDISRAVSLAGQVSDKGLTLKSEFTITPGSELVRYTIERDGYLGVFEKIGATVFANACGPCIGMWDRVGAEKAERNTIVHSFNRNFAKRADGNPNTLAFVASPELVTALAIAGDLTFNPLTDTLTNDKGEQVKLDPPSGDELPTKGFAVEDAGYQAPAEDGSKVVLDVKPDSKRLQLLYPFSAWEGVDIKGLKLLIKAKGKCTTDHISMAGPWLKFRGHLDNISNNLLIGATNFFNEKTDTVKNQLTGEYGTVPNTQRAYKAAGVGSIVVGDENYGEGSSREHAAMEPRHLGVRVVLVKSFARIHETNLKKQGMLALTFANKEDYDKILEDDTLDVIGLTSFTPGVPLELVLNHADGSSETITVNHSYNAQQIEWFKAGGALNVIRSEFAKA, from the coding sequence ATGGTATTCGATCTCGACCTCATCAAAAAATTGTACAGCGAAATGCCTGCCAAAGTGGATGCCGCCCGCAAAGCATTGGGTCGCCCTTTAACACTGGCAGAAAAAATATTATTCTCCCACCTCTGGACAGGAGTTGAACCCGTAGACTTCGAAAGAGGAAAAGCGTATGTTGATTTTGCACCCGACCGTGTGGCGATGCAGGATGCAACAGCACAAATGGCTTTGCTGCAGTTTGACACGACCGGTCGTAAGAAGGTTGCTGTTCCCTCTACGGTGCATTGCGATCACCTGATCGTTGCAAAAACTGAAGGCAAGCAGGATCTGGTAAAAGCTGTTACCGACAACGAAGAGGTTTACAATTTCCTTTCTTCTATTTCAAATAAATATGGCATTGGTTTCTGGAAACCAGGTGCCGGTATCATTCACCAAGTGGTGTTGGAAAACTATGCATTCCCCGGTGGTATGATGATCGGTACCGACAGTCACACTGTAAATGCCGGTGGCTTGGGTATGATCGCCATTGGTGTGGGTGGTGCTGATGCCTGCGATGTAATGGCTGGTCTTAGCTGGGAATTATTGATGCCGAAACTGATCGGTGTGAAGCTGACCGGTAAACTCAATGGTTGGACAGCTCCTAAGGATGTAATCTTAAAAGTGGCTGGCATCCTTACTGTAAAAGGCGGTACCAACGCTATTGTTGAATATTTTGGCGAAGGTGCAACAAGCATGAGCTGTACCGGTAAAGGAACTATCTGTAATATGGGTGCTGAAATTGGTGCAACCACTTCAACATTTGGTTACGATGAAAGCATGAGCCGTTACCTGAAAGCAACCGGCCGTGCAGAAGTTGCTGATGCTGCAGATCAAATCAAAGACTACTTAACAGGTGATGCTGATGTATATGCAAACCCAGAAAAATATTTTGATAAAGTAATTGAGATCAACCTCAGTGAATTGGAACCACATTTGAATGGACCGTTTACTCCGGACTTAGCTACACCAATTTCTCAAATGAAAGAAGCTGCTGCAAAGAACGGATGGCCTACAAAAATTGAAGTGGGTTTAATTGGTAGTTGTACTAACTCTTCGTATGAAGATATCAGCCGTGCAGTAAGTCTTGCCGGACAGGTTAGTGATAAAGGATTGACATTAAAATCTGAATTCACAATCACTCCCGGTAGTGAACTCGTTCGTTACACCATTGAACGTGACGGTTACTTAGGTGTGTTTGAAAAAATTGGTGCGACTGTATTTGCAAATGCATGTGGACCTTGTATTGGTATGTGGGACAGGGTTGGTGCTGAAAAAGCAGAACGTAATACGATCGTTCACTCATTCAACAGAAACTTTGCAAAGCGTGCCGATGGTAATCCAAATACATTGGCGTTTGTTGCGAGCCCTGAGTTAGTAACAGCATTGGCAATTGCCGGTGATCTTACATTTAATCCGCTCACAGATACATTAACCAATGATAAAGGTGAACAGGTAAAACTCGATCCTCCTAGTGGTGATGAATTACCAACAAAAGGTTTTGCTGTTGAAGATGCAGGTTACCAGGCTCCTGCTGAAGATGGAAGCAAAGTTGTATTAGATGTGAAGCCAGACAGTAAGCGTTTGCAGTTGTTATATCCGTTCTCTGCATGGGAAGGTGTTGACATCAAAGGTTTGAAACTCCTCATCAAAGCAAAAGGAAAATGTACAACTGATCATATTTCGATGGCTGGTCCATGGTTAAAATTCCGTGGTCACTTAGATAATATCAGTAACAACCTGTTGATTGGTGCTACCAATTTCTTCAATGAAAAAACGGATACTGTAAAAAATCAGTTGACCGGAGAATATGGCACTGTGCCAAATACTCAGCGTGCATACAAAGCTGCAGGCGTTGGATCAATTGTAGTGGGTGATGAAAACTATGGTGAAGGTTCTTCAAGAGAACATGCAGCAATGGAACCACGTCACTTAGGTGTTCGTGTAGTATTGGTGAAATCATTTGCACGTATTCACGAAACAAACCTGAAGAAGCAAGGTATGTTGGCGTTAACATTCGCTAACAAAGAAGACTACGATAAGATCCTTGAAGATGATACGCTTGATGTAATTGGTTTAACTTCTTTCACACCAGGAGTACCATTGGAATTGGTATTGAATCATGCTGATGGAAGCAGTGAAACTATTACTGTTAATCACAGTTACAATGCACAGCAGATCGAATGGTTTAAAGCCGGTGGTGCGTTGAATGTGATTCGTTCAGAATTTGCAAAAGCATAA
- the kdsA gene encoding 3-deoxy-8-phosphooctulonate synthase gives MEQFLKDLFTNQSYDEKNFFLIAGPCVVESEELVMEVADKVSTICKDLGIPYVFKASYRKANRTSASSFTGLGDDTGLSLIDKVRKAYNLPATSDIHAHEEAGMASPYIDILQIPAFLCRQTDLLEAAAETGKIVNVKKGQFLSGPSMKFAVEKIRKAGNNNIMLTERGNTFGYTDLVVDYRNITWMKELNVPVIMDCTHSLQQPNQTTGVTGGNPQLIGTIAKAAIATGVDGLFIETHPNPAVAKSDGANMLQLDKLKGLLEQLVMLRKAI, from the coding sequence ATGGAACAATTTCTGAAAGACCTGTTTACCAATCAATCGTACGACGAAAAAAACTTTTTCCTCATTGCCGGACCATGCGTAGTTGAAAGTGAAGAACTGGTGATGGAAGTGGCCGATAAAGTGTCAACTATTTGTAAGGACTTAGGCATTCCTTATGTATTTAAAGCATCATACAGAAAAGCAAACCGTACCAGTGCTTCATCCTTTACAGGCTTGGGTGATGACACAGGTTTGAGTTTAATTGATAAAGTAAGAAAGGCCTACAACCTGCCTGCCACCTCCGATATTCATGCACACGAAGAAGCAGGTATGGCTTCGCCCTATATTGATATTTTACAGATACCTGCTTTTCTCTGTCGCCAAACCGATCTGTTGGAAGCGGCAGCCGAAACAGGAAAAATTGTGAACGTAAAAAAGGGTCAGTTCCTTAGCGGACCATCTATGAAGTTTGCGGTTGAGAAGATCCGCAAAGCCGGCAATAACAATATTATGCTCACTGAAAGAGGAAACACGTTTGGTTATACAGATCTTGTTGTTGACTACCGCAACATTACCTGGATGAAAGAATTGAATGTTCCTGTGATCATGGATTGTACACACTCATTGCAGCAACCTAATCAAACAACCGGTGTTACCGGCGGTAATCCGCAATTGATCGGAACAATTGCCAAAGCAGCTATTGCAACAGGCGTTGATGGATTATTTATTGAAACACATCCTAACCCTGCTGTTGCAAAAAGCGACGGTGCAAATATGTTGCAACTCGATAAACTGAAAGGTTTGCTGGAGCAATTGGTGATGCTCAGAAAAGCGATCTGA
- a CDS encoding PspC family transcriptional regulator, which translates to MNRLRHIIEWNVFGVCTWLGEKMGIATSTIRKYFIYISFLTMGSPLIIYFFVAFWMNVRQYIWFRKRNPLRY; encoded by the coding sequence ATGAACCGTTTACGGCACATCATTGAATGGAACGTATTTGGCGTTTGCACTTGGTTAGGGGAAAAAATGGGTATTGCCACCAGCACTATCCGGAAATATTTTATTTACATATCCTTCCTCACCATGGGATCGCCATTGATTATTTACTTCTTTGTTGCCTTCTGGATGAACGTTCGTCAGTACATCTGGTTCAGAAAACGGAACCCTCTGCGCTACTAA
- a CDS encoding helix-turn-helix transcriptional regulator, whose translation MIVVHLKHTNYKEVLASISEQLHLQLTGDILQLTPDIGDGYFKVVELPNGLQAMLSDLHYHVDVTFKREKSDEYFCILHFNDAELSDSLHFLHNGKQMFDKSARRAGVTLSSSANDMSFTVKGNTKAKSINILLPGRWINDNLNRYNELQVLSRYNAMRNTLVHPEPFDAQNRVLFDEVFQTDEANPLQSMIVKNRIMLLLEHFLSKIYRKMQEEPTQPPRKIKASDMGKLMEIESLLVRDFGQPPPTIALLAEKSGMSVSKLKSAFKRVYGTGIYEYYQKNRMQKARSMLLTGQYNVKEVGTQLGYSNLSNFSLAFKKEFNVLPSQV comes from the coding sequence ATGATAGTTGTGCACTTAAAACATACGAACTACAAAGAAGTACTTGCAAGTATTTCAGAACAACTGCACTTGCAGTTGACAGGTGATATTCTGCAACTGACTCCTGATATTGGCGATGGCTATTTTAAAGTAGTTGAATTGCCAAATGGTTTGCAGGCAATGCTCTCCGATTTACATTATCATGTTGATGTAACATTCAAACGTGAAAAAAGTGACGAATACTTCTGTATTCTTCATTTTAATGATGCTGAGTTAAGTGACTCTCTTCATTTTTTACACAACGGCAAACAGATGTTTGACAAAAGTGCAAGAAGGGCAGGGGTAACGCTCAGCTCGAGTGCAAACGATATGAGTTTTACCGTAAAAGGAAATACCAAAGCGAAAAGTATTAATATTCTTTTGCCGGGCCGTTGGATAAACGATAACCTTAATCGTTATAACGAGTTGCAGGTACTGTCTCGTTATAACGCAATGCGTAACACACTTGTGCATCCAGAACCATTTGATGCGCAAAACAGGGTGTTGTTCGATGAAGTATTTCAAACAGATGAAGCGAATCCTTTGCAGAGCATGATCGTGAAGAACCGAATTATGTTATTGCTTGAACATTTTCTTTCTAAGATCTACCGTAAGATGCAGGAAGAGCCAACGCAGCCGCCACGCAAGATCAAAGCATCTGACATGGGTAAGTTGATGGAAATAGAATCATTACTGGTTCGTGATTTTGGGCAACCACCACCAACCATTGCTTTGCTGGCTGAAAAAAGCGGAATGAGCGTGTCGAAATTAAAATCTGCTTTTAAGCGGGTGTATGGCACAGGCATATATGAGTACTACCAGAAGAACCGGATGCAGAAAGCAAGATCAATGCTGCTCACCGGCCAATACAACGTAAAAGAAGTTGGAACACAATTAGGCTACAGTAACCTCAGCAACTTCTCTCTTGCTTTCAAAAAAGAATTCAATGTCCTGCCGAGCCAGGTATAG